The stretch of DNA GCTCATAGTAAGAAAAAATTCTATCCAAACACAGgcttaaaaaaaagtaaagtattatttttgtctttaacatttgggataaattttatttgtgtctttaaTGTTTAAATCATTCTATTTGTATTcctaacgtttgtaaaagtgatttaaTGTTATCTTGCCGTCAATTATACATCATGAacgctttagtttgagttttaaaaatattttcttgaaGTTATAATACAAATGTCTGGGATAGAATCGATAATCCACTCcgaaaaatagctcatcaaaaattaaaattaattcctacaatatttacataattaacttttatagggacataattgaatctaaacacaaataatgggtataatattaaaatcgaacacatTTAAGTGAGATCTAATTGAGAATGTtcaagtgagaataattgaaaattataatctgatttgttagtataattgatagtagaataacattgaatcacttttataaacgttagggatacaaataggacgatttaaacattagggacacaaataggacttaccccaaatgttagagacaaaaacgatactttactccttaaaaaaataaataatttctatGCTTATTATCTAAAAAGtaacctaattttttttatgttaatgcAAATTAAAATCTGAAAAGTACACTTTATTGTAGgataacttatttatttttcattaatgaTAAAATGAAGTTAATTTACATTCTTAATACAAGaaagggttaagtacgattttggtttttaatgtagaggtcaaaaatttatttcattcCTGACCTTTTTTTCGCTATAAAATGTCTCAAATGtttcagtttattttaaaaCTGTCATTCGAACGAAAATACCCTTCACCCTTCACCCTTCTCCcctcaaaatcaatcaaatgtAAAAAATAGAAGTAGGCAGAAGCAAAATGTTAAAACAAAAGCAGACAGAAGTAGAATGCAGAAGTAAAAAGCAGAAGCTgtgaaacaacaacaacaatgaacaacaccaacaataacaatggataatgaaacaacaacaaaagcaaaACTATAAGCAgaaacaaaaacagaaacagAAGCAAAAACAGCGAGCGCTGCGTGAGTGACGGTGACGACACTGAATGTGGTTTCTCCTTCTCCATCACAGGCCGCGGCAGGCGCAACGACGCGGGGCGCAGGGGGCGAGGAGTGGCGGAGCTACCTTCCCTTCCcgattctctttctttcctctccCCATTCTCTTTNNNNNNNNNNNNNNNNNNNNNNNNNNNNNNNNNNNNNNNNNNNNNNNNNNNNNNNNtctttctttttttttgttattttattttattttataatttatttaggaAAAagtaatttggtaataaaaataaaaaatttggtaaaaaagatgattttaaaataaactaaaacttTTGGAACTATTGTGTAGCGAAAAAAAGAccgaaaacaaaataaattttcgaccTCTACgttagaaaccaaaatcatacttaatcctacaaaaaatgttattaaaaattcaattatttccCCCCTTAACCCTTATACATATATAGGTAATTTTTAAGTATGAATGAGACAAGTAGTCAAGTTTAACTTGCTTTGCatgttaattaataactaatagtGAATGATTCAGTGGACTAAAACACTCAACTCTAGTTGGCAAATTAGGTGATTAGTATGTCGTTTAGATGGAACTTTGCTTCTAAGAAACAGAATATACCTTATACCTTATATATTTGATGGGTTGTTGAAAGCCTTCCACTAGCAacaatttttttacaatttttaagCAAAATATCTTTGCCCATTAATAATAATAGcccaatatattttaaaatagaggAGCTACATGACAAATATAAATGATTGGCCAGCCTTAACATAAAActatttatttgattatttcttANNNNNNNNNNNNNNNNNNNNNNNNNNNNNNNNNNNNNNNNNNNNNNNNNNNNNNNNNNNNNNNNNNNNNNNNNNNNNNNNNNNNNNNNNNNNNNNNNNNNNNNNNNNNNNNNNNNCttgtatttaataatataacaaGTCAAATTTGGCTTTTCGATTAAGGAAATTTGTTATAATATTTCTTAAAATAATTCAATTTGTTACTCATAAATTGTGATGTCATGGAACATGCGAACTTAAATAGAATttgcaaaaataatttttctttcaaataagattttatatttttattttcaaataatacTAGATTCCAATTAGAAAAATAGTGATATTTTTTGTAGTTTATTTTAGAATATtgacattgatttttttttatcatataacatttcatttgttttatcagtaagttaaaatttatatactttaaaataatatatttatttaaaaaagaagtataaatttatttatattttccaATATAACcgattattttcttttataaaaacttATTAAGTTAAAGTTGAAGCTTGCATTCAGATTCATCGGATCAGAaaatcttcaattttattttgttcataTACCTATTTTGGCCTATAGCATGGCAccctaataattaaaaataaaaataataataataattagcaaatgaaatatataataaaaaatgttggGAATAATAATTAGGTCACCATCAACGTGAATAACCCAAGTTTATAAAAGAAGCATCTCACAACGCATTTTGGGATTTCTCAAATTTCTCTCAATCAAACGTTAAAAACCACatcactctctttctctctgaTTTTCTCTCTTAATGGTTTTTCTGTTCCTTGTTCTTGTTCAGTTGTTCcaaatttccattttcattgcAGCCACAGAAACAGAAAACCAAACAATCATCAATCTCCAACCCTTTCGCAGGTAAATTCAGTTACCCTTTATCGTTTCTGAGGTTTTTTCtcgttttatttttgtttttattttttttttatatattttacatgATTATTACCATCATGATGTTGTATCAAAGTTTGAAACTATTCGTTTTTGAGctcaatttgatttgatttggttTGCAACACGGCACGGCATTCTCTAATTGTTCCTCACTGTTTTGTTTCTTGAGAATATCGCTCACCATGGCTTCTGAGCTTCCTAATTACTGTGCAATTTCTGGGTTTTGTTGGAAAATTATTCATGTTGAGTCATAATTTGAGTAAGTTTTTTTTCCCTGCTCATAGATTTAAGAAATTTGATGCTTAATGGGATGAGGGAAGAGTTGTGTTTTGGgttataaaatttattctttCCTTAATTCTTTGATGACTCTTAGTTGGTTTTAATGTAATCCTCTCGAATGGCAATTGCTAAATTtcactatttttatatttattatatttgctGCTACTTTGCTTGTTTTCATTTATTAAATACTTCTGATATTGCACACAATTTTGCTAACATTCTTACTAATCAAATAACCATAAATCAAGgattaaaaagaattaattgaAAACAGATAGAGTGTGTCAGTGTTCTTATGTAAACCAGCTGTTTGATTATTTGATTCACTCAGTTTCATTGCTTCTGCATGGCTCACTGCTACCTTTGGTTTGGATCTATTCATTATTTGAAGTCATATGCTTGTGTCAATATTCAAGTTTTCACACACTTGTTTTCTGTTTCATGGTCTTGAATTATTTACTTCTAATATCTCTAGAACCAGCATTTGATTATAATATTTGTACTAGAGGACGCTGCAAGTCAGCGGCTGTTAATTTCCCTTCAAATTATATCCTATAAAATTATCCCGAAAAGCCACCTTGGTGTTGAAGTTATGAGAAAGTAAGATTACGATGGCATATATGTCATTATTTGATTCATGTACTTGATCTCACCTAGTAGTTGAAGGCTTAGCTATTTCTATTGTTTGTTCCAATCAACCGTAATGTTTTGTGTAGCTTAAATATCCACAAATTATatctaatatatttatgttactaagccttttctttatttatttttctttctttcaggTGTGCCTACTAAATTTTGCTGCTGTGTAGTTGAAAGTTAACAAGTTTCTGCTTTGTTCTTTGGTAGTTCTTCAAAGCTTTTTAAGAAGTTCATCATCTTCAGTATTCTCTAGTGTCACTACAAAACCAGGGAATGCTGAATGATGTGCTTGCAAGTAAATAGTTCCTTCTCGGAGTTTAATGAGGCTTTGGCTCCATCTGGGCTAGCCTTGTTTATCCTTGATGAGATTGGGTGTTCAAACCTCTGCCGACGTCTATTTTTCGCTCATGTGCCGGTCACCGGAAATCTCAATAGttgttcaatgccagaacatgAACTTTGTGAAGATGGTTGATCTTGGAGAATCTTCTTAATCCCCATTTTGGTCACTTAACTACATCTACTTAGTGTATTATAGCACTGATTTCAGCATCCCGTGTAGGTCTTACTAGAAATGGAACAAAAAGGAAGTGTGCTTATGCAGCGATACGAACTAGGGAAGTTATTAGGCCAAGGGACCTTTGCAAAGGTCTACCATGCTAGGAACCTTGCAACTGGCATGAGTGTGGCCATTAAGGTAATTGATAAAGAGAAGATATTGAAAGTTGGGATGATTGAACAGATTAAGCGTGAAATTTCTGTGATGAGACTAATTCAGCATCCACATGTGGTTGAGCTTTATGAGGTAATGGCCAGTAAAACCAAAATCTACTTCGTCATGGAGTATGCAAAAGGGGGTGAGCTCTTCAACAAGATACTTAAAGGAAAACTCAAAGAGGATGTTGCCAGGAGATACTTTCAGCAACTGATTAGTGCAGTAGACTATTGTCACAGCCGGGGTGTGTGCCATCGAGATTTGAAACCAGAAAATCTACTATTGGATGAAAATGAGAATTTGAAGGTTTCAGACTTTGGATTGAGTGCTCTTGCTGAATCGAAGCACCAAGATGGATTACTCCATACAACATGTGGTACGCCCGCCTATGTTGCGCCAGAAGTGATAAACAGAAGGGGTTATGATGGGGTGAAAGCTGATATATGGTCCTGCGGGGTAGTCTTGTTTGCTCTGCTGGCTGGTTATCTTCCATTCCAGGATAAAAATCTGATGGAGATGTATAGGAAAATCGGTAAGGCGGAATTCAAATTTCCTAAGTGGTTTGCACCTGATGTTCGCCGATTGTTGTCCAAAATCTTGGATCCAAACCCAAGGACAAGGATATCAATGGCCAAAATCATGGAAAGTTCTTGGTTTAAAAAGGGGTTAGACAAGTCTGTGATTACTGCAACTGAAAACAAAGAGCTAGCCCCTCTGGATGCTGAAGGTGTTTTCGACACATGCGAGAACTGTCCAATTGCAAAGCCCAAGAAAGAGCAGGGAAAACCTTTCAATTTAAATGCCTTTGACATAATCTCTTTCTCCTCCGGCTTTGACTTATCCGGTTTGTTTGAGGATGCCGAGCAAAAGAAAGAGGTCCGGTTCACATCCAACAAGTCCGCCTCGACCATATTCTCTAAGTTGGAAGACATTTGCAAGCGCTTTCAGTTAAAAGTGAATAAGAAAGACGGAGGTTTGTTGAAGTTGGAAGGTTCCAAGGAAGGCAGAAAAGGGATCTTGGGCATTGATGCTGAGATTTTCGAGATAACCCCACAGTTCCATCTGGTAGAGTTGAGAAAGGCCAATGGTGACACAGTGGAGTACAAGAAGCTTCTGAAACACGACATTCGGCCGGCTCTCAAGGACATTGTTTGGTCATGGCAGGGAGAACAACCAACACAACATGAAGTGGTGCCGGAAGAGCAACAACAGCAGTCTCATGTTGTGCCTGGTTATTAGGTGCTTGATGGTGTGTACTATGCAAACTACTTGAATGTTGTTTTTACTACCTAGGGTGTTATTATGTTATAAGCTTAACTATGTTATGATCTTGGTCAAGTCCCCTTGTTAATTTGACATATAGTCAGAAATAAGGTGGCTAGTTCAATCTCTTGTACAGATTGTATAACTGAATTGCAAATTTGACCATTTGGATCTTAAATTCTATTCCCATTATCAgattttagtattttgtttttACTGAATATTGTGTTCTTTCAAATGGCATTTTCTGCATTTTGAAGCTGCAATGATCTCATGGCTTCTACTGAAAGCACCATCCTCACAACCTCCATGGTGAAGGGAGGGAATGAATCCTTTCACgttagaattttatatgatcTTATCATATAACTACACCCAGGGagttagacaaaaaaaaaaaaagaactattTTCCCTTTTTTAACTTGAAGTGGAAGTTTATGTAGCAAGAGTGAATACCACCAGGTCAACAAGCAATTGAGACCATTCATGATgggtttaattattattaatcatGTTGACATGTTGGGTTCAACTTTAATCTATCTACATTATTTTCTTCGAATGAGGCAACAGTCATCAAATGATAAGAAGACAACTAAATAAATCAGTGTCAAgattataatcacaaattacattattattgaaaatataaacTTGTATTTAAGCAATTTATAAAACTGCTGTTCAACAATCTTTTACAAAAAGATTCTCTCTCTCATAAACAGCTTGAAAATCAGTACCCCACAAAGCATGAGTTCAACAACAATGCACAAGAATTCATAACAGTGACGTCTTTTCCTGGTTCAGCCCACAAATTGTTAGAAACAATGGATGCAATGTCGATTAGTCATTGTCAAGCTGGACCAAGGTGCTAATCAACTACCGCATTTAGTTTTGGTTAGAACTTAGAACATGCTCAACGTTCAAGGCCATGGCTTTTCAAGTAACAAAACtccttttatttattgaatttaagggtaaattataaaaaatgcaCCCGAATTAttctatcttttgataaaaaaatatttttgaattttgttatagataattttttttaaattatttaaaaacgcaacaaaaatgtcaaaaaaaattattcttatatAAGTGTTAAACGACTTTTGTATTTAACAAATCGCATAAGCATTTAATCTAAAAGTTGATAGGAATAGTTAGATAACTATTTAGAAAATACACACAAAAAATcgaataaaaatttaacttttagatttttttattttttaaaagtattattagttgttgacaaataaattacaaaaaaatatatatacttaacGAAATATCACAactttaagaataaatatatctatttttctaataatacttacaaaaaattgtatcaaaattcaatttctaaaatattttttgataatatatatttaatgttaaacattttgtcacatttttaaataatttgagaatatttttatcgataataaaatttaaaaatatttttgtcagtGCTAAAATACTTCAGATGTATTTTTGATGGTTTACCCTTGAATTTAATTAACCCACTATCAATAATGATAGAAAATGGAAATAGAAAATGTTTTCAGTAATTATAcactataattattaaatttttttcattttccattttgactattagaaataaaaacagAATATTGTTCACgaaacaaaatattttgttttttcggCATACCACGAAACAAAATATGCTCACATATCATTACCGGCTTTTTGTTTTCCTAaaaatttcttgtatgaaattGGACTCTTTTATAGTTTTATCCgcatttattctttatttttcgccAAATATGTGATTTCAgtgggtgttttttttttttctattttcttttcaactttATTTTAATAGCGGGCCTGAAAATAAATGGGACTTCCAAAAATCTCATTGTGGGCCCATCCATGAATTTAACATCCAAACATATAATgaacacaaaaaaattcaagGAAAGAACCCTAGCTATATAGTTTCTGAGCTTCAGTTCCTAATTCTCAGTTTCCAATTTCACATCCCTGCTATTTTCCATGGTGCGAAACTGCGAATCTCTTCAttcatctctttcttctctcatATGTAATTGCCTAACTGTGTTCTATTCTCGATTGCAGGCTCCAAAGAAAGATAAGGCTCCTCCACCATCTTCCAAGCCCGCCAAATCTGGCGGTGGCAAGCAGAAGAAGAAGgtcccttttcctttttcaattttcatctttttttctatattttatatgattGTTATTATGATTTGGTGTTGGTGCTAATATGATTTTGTATCAACTATGATGTGATAATTAGGGGTAAATCATATTTAGTTATGTTGTATATCTGGatttgatgatatattttgttttggttaCGTAATTAATAATTTCTAAGGTTGAGAATTTGATGTGGAATTAACAGAAGTGGAGCAAGGGAAAGCAGAAGGAGAAGGTGAACAATCAGGTGCTGTTTGATCAGGCTTCATATGACAAGCTCCTCTCTGAAGCACCCAAATTCAAGCTCATCACTCCTTCCATTCTCTCTGATCGTCTGAGGGtacctctctctttcttttctcttactTGTTTGAATAGATTGAAAAGTGATAACATAGGTGTGGATGTGTTGTTGTTTTGATGCGTGTTCTGTAGTAGGATCATGGTTGTAGGTTAGGTTGTGATTTGGATTGTGGCCACTTCTTTATACAATATGTTCTTGAACGTGTGTTTTATTCTGTTGATCTATTCACATTCTAAGTTCGTAAGTCTAGCACTAATTCAAAGTTTCAAACTCAGCAATCCTGTTTGTGTTGGTGTTAGATTGCATTTTTTGGTGCTAATCCTAAGAAGCTTGTTATATGCAAGACTGATTGGCGTTATAAAtgtttagtgtttttttttaatagtaagTTGTAGTATGTTGAAGAGGAGCTTTGGAGCAACGGTTGAGTTGTCTCCGTGTGATCTCAAGGTCACGGGTTTCGGCTGTGGAATTACATGACACCCTTTTGCACCGagcttcgtttttttttttagaagttGTAGTATCATAAGTTCAGTTGGTAGGCTCTTATGAGAAAATCAAGACAATGACTTCTCTGTTAGATATCCGTGCTTGCTATCTTGTTGCTTCtacttcatatttttttatatgtgatTGTCAACTTTACACTTCTATCCAACTcaatccttttattttctagattTGGTTTCCCTCTTAATTTTCAATAAGATTGTTGGTTTATATGGATATAATTCATTAAACTAAACTGTAATGACCTTGGCATTGATATTTTTGGTTAACCATTTCCATATATAATGCTTGAGAATCTTTTTCTTGATGGCATACTGACAATTTTGATTGCTACTTTTGTTATGGTTTCATATCCAATGCATTCTCTAAGCATAAAACAATTTGATATTGATTCTCATAAGCGCTACAGAAACAAGGTTCTATCCTTTCCAAACCAAAGAAGTCATTATTTTCCTTTCACTGTACAGATTAATGGGTCACTTGCAAGGAAGGCGATAAGAGAGTTGATGGCTAGAGGTTCAATCCGGCTGGTGTCCGCTCACGCGAGTCAGCAGATTTACACTAGGGCAACAAACACCTAGATGTAGTACCTCGCAAGATCAATGAAGAAATTTTTGTTTCAGTTTGAGATGTACTTCAGACTAGACTAATGTTGAATGCATCTGAGGTTTTTTTTCTGTCCTTGATAATATATATTGCTTTTGTTTGTTTATCATTTTGATATTCTCGCCATGTTTGCAAATCTATTTAGTTGAATTGCTAATTTGGTGGAGACTCAATTTTGCAACCAACTTGTTACTGTTGCGCCGCGCTTagtattttgttaatttctaaTTCGACCTGGAAATTCATTTGGGTATGGTTATCATGACTTGAAATTTAGTATGAGTAGTGTATGACCATCAAATCGCAACTAGTAGAACAGTGTTGTATCTTCGACATAAATGTCTAATAATATGCTTAATGTAATTTAAtggaaaaaaattgttttttcaattttattttatataagtaATAAATTGGGTTGACTAAAGAGGTcacattttcttgtttgaggattttttttttttatgttagatAATGCAAAGATATAGGACAACGATGGTTTTTCACTTTTGGTAAATTATTATCTTGGTCCCTGATGGTTTTTCACTTTTGGGTAAATGTTTGGGGAGTTTGATTTTGATGCACTAATAGTGTAAAATAATTTACATAGTTGTGCAATTGTATACATTCTTGACagtgtaaaataatttatatagttGTGCAATTGTATACATTCTTGTGCAATCGCATCCATTCTTCTTGATGACAAAAACTATTTTACGTAATTGAATGCATGTGTAAAATTATGTTACACTaatagtgcatcaaaattaaatttaatatttgggttaaattttaatttggtccCAAACGTTTCAAAAGTTCTATTTTAATCCCAAAAACTTTcaaatattctattttaatcCAAAAAAAGTTTTAAGCAGGTTTAATGTTGTCTTcattaaatttgatacaaacaATTTACATATTGAAGAGTTAATAATAGCATTGAATTTTAATATGTAAGTAAAATCGATCCACCaacaattattaatataaaagtttttattttattttgaagcgttgataattgattgttaggatttagagttttgtactaaaagaaaattaaaaagtgttACAAGAaggtttttgtaattttttttaacacagaaaaaatatgaattaacTAATAAAGTTAGTAACATCCACGTCTTTTATTTCGTTAATTATTAGTGTCAAGTTTAAGACActattaaacatatttaaaaccttttaagataaaaataaaaccttaaaatagaaataagatatTTAAAATGTTAAGGCCAAATTAAGATATAACCTAAATATTAGTGATAAATATAATGTTTTACTCTTAACTTTTaaagcacaagggctaaggaagAAGTGGTCAGTTTCCGTATTTTGTTATTAATGTGCCGATGGGAACAAGGAATTTGGCAAGTAAGCATTATTTCTTGGAATTCAATCTCAGACACAATAGTGTTTAGTTATGTATGCTATACCAGTCAAAATGATTAAATTGATCACTTCTTAAGATTATAGTGTCGCTATTATGTGAACTTTTCCTTTGGTTAAGTAATAGGATAGATAGCTAGTctgaaaaatttttgtaattgatttatagtttttttaaataaaataatatatgaaaattttgtaatagatttataattttttgagaaaaaataataaataatttcttgaaaaattgaaatgtTAGTCTTGTAGTTCCTAAATCATGCAAGGTTGCAATATTAGACACAATtcattattttcaatattttatccTATTCGGTCAGAAAtttataagtataattataatttggtttaattattctataatttcgtaaaatttttaattaggtctttatactttttttttcttttaattgagtccttgcactaattttttttaattgagtccttacatttttttcttttattttaatttctgcatcaATTCTTTTTTAGTTGGGTCCTTATACAATTAAGCCAATTATTACCAAAACGgatgtaattgaaaaaaaaattattgcgaagacccaattaaaagaaaaaaaagtataagaacttaattgaaaattttgcaaaactataagaatcaatagaataattaaatttataattttttaaagatttattttttttagaaaattataagtttttttttttttttggtattgagACACTTGTAAGTTTATTATAAAGTTTTCTCAAAGAGActtatttgatatatatatatattttttcctttAGGACATAGAAGTCCATCATAAACTTTTTTAAGGACCTAATGTTTCTATTACTCTCTTTTTTGGTACACCTTATACTGACAGAGAAAAGTAAACATCTATGATGGAGGAAAATGAATTTgtatgatttataaaaaaaaatattttcttattagTCTGACATTTATTTATCTAACTAGcggatatttatttttcatttatacttaagttttgtttatttttataaagtcatatatattattcatctatgatagatatttatttttctttgtaaaatatatttactAACAAGGGGGGTAGAAGGTAAACACAAAAAGTTGTGTACaccaatattttgtttaatttctcttaaaattaaagccatagaaataaaattataacttattttaatCCAAA from Arachis duranensis cultivar V14167 chromosome 4, aradu.V14167.gnm2.J7QH, whole genome shotgun sequence encodes:
- the LOC107485246 gene encoding CBL-interacting protein kinase 2, translated to MEQKGSVLMQRYELGKLLGQGTFAKVYHARNLATGMSVAIKVIDKEKILKVGMIEQIKREISVMRLIQHPHVVELYEVMASKTKIYFVMEYAKGGELFNKILKGKLKEDVARRYFQQLISAVDYCHSRGVCHRDLKPENLLLDENENLKVSDFGLSALAESKHQDGLLHTTCGTPAYVAPEVINRRGYDGVKADIWSCGVVLFALLAGYLPFQDKNLMEMYRKIGKAEFKFPKWFAPDVRRLLSKILDPNPRTRISMAKIMESSWFKKGLDKSVITATENKELAPLDAEGVFDTCENCPIAKPKKEQGKPFNLNAFDIISFSSGFDLSGLFEDAEQKKEVRFTSNKSASTIFSKLEDICKRFQLKVNKKDGGLLKLEGSKEGRKGILGIDAEIFEITPQFHLVELRKANGDTVEYKKLLKHDIRPALKDIVWSWQGEQPTQHEVVPEEQQQQSHVVPGY
- the LOC107485247 gene encoding 40S ribosomal protein S25-3 (The sequence of the model RefSeq protein was modified relative to this genomic sequence to represent the inferred CDS: added 3 bases not found in genome assembly): MAPKKDKAPPPSSKPAKSGGGKQKKKKWSKGKQKEKVNNQVLFDQASYDKLLSEAPKFKLITPSILSDRLRINGSLARKAIRELMARGSIRLVSAHASQQIYTRATNT